In the genome of Mucilaginibacter defluvii, one region contains:
- a CDS encoding PRTRC system protein E encodes MNTNFFSQIAGINFSGDLQLTISKGAGENLIVSMLPINEHCSDNAKFQIIPFNYRGTATDLDSEFFDKVAKPIEAASGLIDNMEAFMKQLEEAKKQSAIERDKADKEKRAKDEKEKKYKEAMQKVDELEKEGKYKDAWMKVPDTALFPENAEAIQKRKSSLSQKFAPDLFGSVSVPEEKVTTQAPDNTPAEDHDGTDYQEEEDWNEEEQE; translated from the coding sequence ATGAACACCAACTTTTTTTCACAGATAGCGGGCATCAATTTTTCCGGTGACCTGCAACTAACCATCAGTAAAGGCGCAGGTGAAAATCTGATTGTTTCCATGTTGCCGATAAATGAACATTGTAGCGACAACGCCAAATTTCAGATAATACCTTTTAATTATCGGGGAACAGCTACCGATTTGGATAGTGAATTTTTTGACAAAGTAGCTAAACCTATTGAAGCAGCCTCCGGCCTCATCGACAACATGGAAGCATTTATGAAACAACTGGAGGAAGCCAAAAAACAATCGGCAATAGAAAGGGATAAAGCCGATAAAGAAAAGAGGGCTAAAGACGAAAAAGAAAAGAAGTATAAAGAAGCCATGCAAAAAGTGGACGAACTGGAAAAGGAAGGTAAATACAAAGACGCATGGATGAAAGTCCCTGACACTGCACTTTTCCCCGAAAATGCGGAAGCTATACAAAAACGTAAATCTTCCTTATCTCAAAAATTTGCGCCCGACCTTTTCGGCAGTGTATCAGTACCCGAAGAAAAAGTAACGACACAGGCGCCGGACAATACGCCTGCCGAAGATCATGACGGGACTGACTACCAAGAGGAAGAAGATTGGAACGAAGAAGAACAAGAATGA